The region TAAAAAACAGGAGAACATTGTGGATATGGTTATAGTAGAAGAGATACATGTTATGTCTATGCAATTTGCAGAACTTTATGCGTGATTTCTGTTATGATCATCTCTGGAATGCAGCAAAAGAGGGGTACACACTGCAATATTGCCTTGTAACATAGGAGTTTTAAGTGACACAACAAAATTTAAACAGAATTTCAATTTGTTCTCCACATTTTGAATGTTGTTCAAAGGAGCATGTCAGCCTGAACTAAATTATTGAGTAGGATGGAAAATGGTATCACATTTGCACTAATGGGTTCTCTGCTCCATAACCGTTGCTCGCAATTACATTATTGAATGTACTCTCATTCATAATTTATATACCTCTGTCTATACTGCTCAGattatataattttacatatAATTCAGAACTTTTTTTACTTacataaatcaaaataaataatttatatatataattttcttaatttgtgaattttaaattagattaacatttaaaaatattttttaactaaagttattcaaaataatcaaaaatcaaaataagtcGAGAAGAATTGCGTCGTTACTCACGTTTAACTTATCGGCTTATATATAAGTTATAATTTCACTTATAAGTTGGGTCAACGTCGCAGCAAAATTTCTCTTCTTGTAACAATCATACTAGATCTACACACAGCAGATATTCAAGGTGATTTCTCTCCTTGTATCAATCATACTAGATCTACACACAGCAGATATTCAAGGTGAGCACTCGGACATTAAAACTTTCTGTTCGcatattaaaatttaaaacttcACTCATTATTTTTCTTTAATAGATTAAAATTTCATCAATAAGCTCACACATTAAGCTTCGGGACAGCACTAAACTTTCTGTTCGCATATTATATATTTCATGAAGGAAAaaaaaatcaactgaaactggAATATCTTACAATTTCCATCAAGACCTTCAATTCTTTGTGTGCCAAATTAGATGTCTCTTGCAGCAGTAGCTTGTTTTGCGCCAACTGAAAAGAACTCTGTTATTACCTCGAGAGGCATGCCCTTTGTTTCTGGAACGTTTAAGAAAACAAAAACCCATGATATGCAGCACACAACAGCATATATGCCAAAAATACCAGAGAGCCCTATGGAAGGAAGCATCACGGGGAGTGAGTAGGTGATGATAATGTCACAGATCCATGTTGTGAGTGAACAAATTGCAATGCAGAGACCGCGAGCCCGGGTGGGGAAGATCTCTGCACAGAGTATGTTGGGTACAGGCCCAAATGCCATGAAAAAGCAGCAGAAGTACACCAGAACACTAACAGTTGGGATGATAGCGTTCACAACTGTGCCTAAATCTACAAAACTGCCAAGAACTAGTATAACCAGGGCCACAATTAAAACAGGGATTGTACCAAGCAACAAACTTCTGCAAGGATTACAGCAAAAGGTGGGGACAGTAGTTAACAACAGGAACAATTAACAAAACGAATGTATCATAAATATATAGTACTTTATCAGCTAATTATAAAAAAGCATAAGAATTTAAGATTTTGTGACATCTGGTGCCCAGTGTTAACCGTCGACATGCATGAACTATTTCATAGTTTCTGACTTTCTGGCTAGAGAATGGACTAATCCCAGTTCAAATGAAACCAATATAAATGGGTATTGAACAGGTATAATTTATCTCAGTTGATAAGATAGATAATTCAAAAGAAAACCACAATTAGATAAACAAACAAATGAGTATTAGACACACGTATAATTTATCTCAGTTGACAAGATTAATAATTTGAAAGAAATCCATAATAAGAGAAAAAGTGTCCTAAATGCAAATCTCATGATACGCACCAATGCTCAGAAAAAAAAAACTCATTAACACTTGACCACTGTATATCACAAGAACAACGCATAACATCCGCCATCAATAAGATGACACTAAATTGTCTGAGAGGTGTTTATGACTGATATGAATAACATATTTTTATTTGCTAATTTGAATAAAAGAATTTAAAATAGATAAAGGAAACTTTGAGTTAGTTAAAGACTACCTTCTGCCGGCTACATCCATCAGCCTCATGGCAACAGCTATGCATGGAAGCGTCAACAACGTCATGATGGCGGTAATAAGCAAACATGACGAGGCAGCACTAATACCAATATTTGATACAAGTACGCAGATACCAGCATGCTCAAGAATCTGAGGTGTATAGTAAACAACCCCGCTTATGCCAGAGAACTGCAAGCATAGAAAATTAATTATGAGAAGCTATATATTAGAAGAAACCATTCCAAGAAGTGCAGTGGATATTAATGTGCATTGAGATGCCTTTGTATGAAGAAATTATTTGGTTCCAACAAGAGAAGCCAGCTTGAGTTTTTAGAGGCTGCTTTTAAAGAGAAACATGGCAAACATGAGAGATAATACAAACCGGGAAAGGTTTGACATATCAAGTTTGTTTGTTTAAACAGGTATACAAAAGACAACTTTCAATTATTGCTGAAGAAAATTCAAagttaattatatatttttgaaattttttttaaaaattatcacTTATTGTTAAGGTTAAGTAGAAGTAAATTAGGATAAGTGATTAGTTTTACTTTTATTATCATTGTAGCCTGTATATAGGTAGAAGTATATTAGGATAAGTGATAATTAGAAGTAAATTAGGATAAGTGATTAGTTTTATATGCTTAATACTTGCATTACTTAATATGAGGTTGAGTTGCAGAAGTTTTATAAGATATTAACACCATCGTTCTTCATTTTCTTTGCTCTTCCAATCCATAAAAATAGAACTTACGACTATTCAGTACAAACAAAATCAACCGTAGAGCTCACTACACAACTGATAAACTGAGATCACGCGAGCATATAAACAAAAGCAATGGAGATGCCAAAGGAAATTTGAAggagaagaagagagacaagagAAGGAAGAAGTAAAAACAGAAAGTTTAGGAGACACTCAGTTATAGTAAATCTGATAGAATTATGGTTATATTGCCTATGAGAAATAAACTCCTCTATCAATATGCAATTTTGATCCTTGATTTATCCATGTGATCTTATGTTATATCAAACCTCATGTGAAATTATAGAGCTTAAtttcttctttcaaaacagatATGAGAATAGGCATGAGCTCATTCATAGTAACAATGAAAAAAAATGTCACATAAAGGCCTTCTCCTATATAAAGCTCCTTGATAATGAAAAACACATTAACTGTTCTAGGGGAAACAATTAAGGTGTCCAGATCCATGTATATATGTAACCAACAAAATGAGCAATGACATGACCCAACCACAACGGATGGGCAACAAAGGGGTTTTAACTATGATTTAATAATTACTTTTTTAAGTTCTATGTACTGCAGTAAGTGTTTTTTTGGAAAAATGCTAGAACAATTAGCATAGTCTTAGATATCAATTAAGATTAGTTTTCTTTTGGTTAGGATTTTCTTGGTGGTaagttttaaaatttttgttcaacTCGTATAAACTTTACTAGGGTTTGGATCAAATAGAAACCAAAAGAAAATGGGACCAAGAGAACTTTCAACACATTTATACCAGGGTTCAACCAAATACATCAATCTTATTCAAAGTAAGCATCCATTGGGGATTTGCGTCTTAAAATTAGGATATTGATTATGTACGGTTCAGCATAATCATAATGTTGAATTTTAGTATAAAAAGTGACATTGGTGGTTCTCATTCTGGTTTACATTTGATTGGTTCCGATAGACTATAAAGATCTTAAATTCATAACTATATTCTCAGATTATGATTGATTAAGTTTTGAAGGCTTTTGGGcccaatttttttttcttattcATCATATATCTCCCTCGACCAACATCTAAGCCAACATAAAAAAGTGAAGTTAAAATTGCTTGAAATGAACATGCCAAACTAATAATCTAATCAATATTGATTCACCTGCTGAAGCATCTGAATTCCAACACCAACAAATAAGGCATGCTTAACTCCTGGTTCAAAAAGATAACTCCAACTTGGCCCAGAAGCTGCTTCAGAAGGATTAATAACAGCCGGCCCAACTGTAGGCTGATCCGTGATATCCTTAGAGTAAAGAGCAGCCCGACCCACTAAAGCGTCAGCTTGGATAAACTCACCACCTTCAGGCACATCAACTCCAGGAGCAGAAGTAGATATGAAAGAAGGACGACAAGATGCAGCAATGCTGTCTTGGCGCATatatattcttttaaaataaCCTTCGTTTGTTCCATCTTGACCTTCTTTTTCTGTCCATTTCCAGGCAAGCTGCCAACCTCCACCAATCCCCACATTGACTGGTTCACCATTAGCATCTACAATAGGGTTTCCATCGGAAGCATGTCGAACCATCTCTTTTTCCAAACTTGTCGTTTGACGTGAAATCAATGGACTATGCAAATTATCATCAGACTCATTATTAGCAACATCTGAAGTATACTCCTCACCCTCTCCGCGAAGACTCTCTTCATCCCAGTCTTCATTCTTTTGTTGATTCCCAGAAACACTGAACATACTTCCAAAGTTTGGGAAAAGCATGCTACTATTATCTCCTGTATCTGGAAGCTTCTCATGGACACTGCTGAAAAGGGTTACAAGGGGGTCCACATAAGGCGCCATCTGGCTTGAAAAGCTTTGTTGGTGAGATGAAAAACCAAAGCTATTATGCCCAGTAACTGGTCGAGCTACCCAGGAAAGTCCTTCAGTCCCATAAAGCCTCACGCTGTCTTCATCCACAGCTGCGTCCTGATCATTGATAATTTCATCTGCTGGGCAAATAATGTATTTCTGTAAAGATGTCTGGCACCCAACACCAAGACCTTCTACTAGTAAAGCCAACTCACCTAATCattaaaaagaaataaaaattagaCATATTTCGTTTAAACTGAGCAACTTGTAACCAAAAAAATTGTAAACAATTCATAAAATGATATTGCGAAGGACCAACAAAAAAATTAAAGGACTGATGAGGAATGGAAATAAATGattaatttatatgtttttaattattttatttttagttagTTTAGAGATACATGATGTATTTATCTATTTGTTATATGCGGGGCTAGTAGTTTATTAATTAAATAGGTTATTTATAATAAAACCCAATTGTTACAGGCCTTAGTATTTATTAGGGTTTCTATTCCTATATAAGCATTACAATCCCCACATATGAAGCTTTGATTATACACTTTTCTTTGGGTAATATTGATTATTTATTCTTCGGAATCGTATAATTCATCACTTAAGACCTTGCTATCGTTTTTGCTTAATAAATCTCAATCCTGTCCTGCATCAAGGAGACTGGGTGAGAGATACTTAATACATTTTACTGTCTCCTATGATCTTAAACGAACCACCATAAAACACATCCCTACGAATCTTTTGAAAATCTGACTATAACATGGCTGTAAATCATGCAAACCTgaatcttcaatgcaaatacttGCTTAACTGTGCTTGTATATAGCACTACAGAAACTTGTCTATTTTCACAATATATAAAAGGCGCCTTACACGAAGACCAGTCATGATGAACATGGAACTGAAATAATCTTTGGAGCTTAGGCCTTTTGATGAAATTAATTTGTCATATGTACGGCATAGTAGGCATTGAAAGATGTTTTCGATATCTCACAGCAAGTAGGTCTTGGACTACCCATATATTTTATTTACGATACAGATGCGCATATACACACATTTACATACTCGTCATTCACATACATACTTGTGTGTGATGTGTGTGTCAACTGGATAATTTCTTTGAGTTATATTGTAAATTCAATTGTGCCACCACTACTCATTCTCCTGAATAGTGAAACAGGAACCATGAAAACCAAAATGAAATACCTACAGAAGATCTCCATTCATCATCTATTCATCTTTTAATGGTAAGGGAATCTGTAAGAAGATTTTTGGTCTCCGCTATCATGTTTTGGGACAAGTATTTAGAAAATGAGTCATGTATTCTCAGTAGATCAGATCTTGTTGCATCTCAAGACATAACTTATGAACAACCCCGCTACTAAAGCTTTCATGATAGAACGTTCAGAGGATTCCGAGAATTGAATATAATTAAGAAAAGATTAGTAAATTTCTAAATTTAATTGGCCAATAGACATGTCTTAAAAATGAAGGACATGTTGATCAGGTGGTTTACTACTAATTAATTGGTTTGGATCTAAAGCGAGTGCCTTCACATTACGGAAGAAACGAAACATGGctaattttaataataataataataataatagagtTGAACCTTGAGGAGGCAGAACAAGTCCTTCAGCCTATGGACGAAACTAGAAACTACACTAAAGTTAATTGCACGAACCAAACATAGATattaaaacacacacacacacacactataatCTTCTCCTCTTTTAGTAACTGAACACACCAAACAAATATGTGTGTGTGTCTGTGATGGGAGTGAATCACGTGGTTGTTTGCCACTTTCCGCATACTCTTTGTATTGTACTGTACATTTATAGTAGTGAGCTTGTATTGCACACAAAGTGCCAATCACACACCTAACAGTAGTCACACTATCGAAGTGTAATTTGTTACTTTGTTGCAGCAGAAAACCTTTAAATTATTATAATAGTTTGATAACTGTCAACGTCTTAAAACAAAACTCTCCAAGATCACTTCCAAAAGCTGAGGGTCTTTAGGGAACAACCTCTCTATTCCTTAGACTGCTTAATGCTTATCGGAGTGAAGACAAGGTATCATTTCACCCTCCTGCCCCTCCCAAGACCTACCTATGTGTGGGGGCATACTGGGAAAATTTGGTTTGATTATGTAGTATATTAATGTTTATCTCATGTAGATATATACATTATCAAATATTTGAGTATTACCTGTAATATTTATGAatgaaaaaacattcacttgTTAATCAACTGAAGCGCGAAGACTAATTATTTACCATAAGCTattaaaagaaagatattgataGAGTAACATGCGGCTGTCTTCAATTTCACATGTGACTAACTAATTTGGTTAAGATTTAACAGATTTCCAATAATATTGGGTCTTTGCAATATGAAGAAATGGGATATCAAATAGCAGCAAAAGAAACTCACCAGCAACGTCATCCGTACCACGTAACCTCTGCAAAACCTTCCTGGCCTCTAGCATTTGACCTTTACTAACAAGCCACCTTGGAGTCTCGGGCAAAAAAAATACTGCTAATACAAAATAAAGGAGGGAAGGCAGCGAAAGAACCGCAAGCATGAGCCTCCAGCTAGGTGAATCCGTTAGGGACATTCCAAAAATCATGCAGTAAGAGAGGAACATTCCAGCAGAGCCAGTGAACTGAGGCAAAGTATTTAGTGTACCTCGTATTTCAGGTGGAGCAATCTCAGAGATATATACAGGAACCATAGTAACTACCAGTCCCATTCCAAATCCATCTAAAAGGCGTGCCAGGAGCAGAACATAAACATTAGGAGACCATAGCATTACAAGACCGCTGACAAAATAAAGAAATGCTGACATAACAAGCAGAGGGCGGCGGCCTAGCCAGTCAGCCATTGCACCGGAACATGCAGTAACCACAGTAGCACTAATGAGTGACATTGAAACTATAAGGCCTTCTAAAGTAGGTTGAGTTTCCAATTTAAATTCCTTTTTGATGTACGAAACAGATCCTGCAAAGAAAAACCAACCAAAAACCCCCgaaaaaaatcataatttgatgATGCACTCACTAATTGGGCTTAGCTTATATTCCGCAATATCATAGAAATGAAATTAAACTAGAGCAGTGGGAAATAAAATTAAACAGAAAATACCAGCAATAGTTGCATTGTCCCATCCTTGGAGTATGTTACCAACTGTAGCAGCAATGGCTACAAGCACAGCTCCATTCATGTCTTTGGTCTGAACAAAATTATAACAAGTCAACTAAATATGCAACAACTGATGACATTCAAGAAAACAAGATAATATTATATTGACATTCACATATGAGAAATATTATAGAAGAAAGAAATATCAAGAATTGActtggcaaaaaaaaaaaaaaatatcaagAATTGGAAAGAGAAGATTAACTACCATAATTGAGCATACATACAAGGGCTAGTCTTGATTCATTTCATCAGAATAAACACACATCATTGATAAATAATTGTAAAAATCATGATATATATAGAGTGAATGTGTGAGTAGAGTGTGAAGAAACAAAAACCCATGTGAGTTCTGATCAACATAAGAGATCTATCTTACCCTGTTAGATTCTTCTTTAAAATCTTGTAGTCTTCTTGTTCAGGGGGTGAATGTCTGTCCACTTATTACAAAAGGAGAAGTAGAAATGATGAAAAATAGGGACACAACTGTTGGACTTATAGTGTATGATTGGTATCAGTGCTATTGTCACGCCCCCCTTGTGTATGATTTGTCCCTATTGTAAAATAAATAGTATTTGTTCAAATGAGTTTCTTTTCAGATACCCCACCTGTCCTATTTATTTCATACAGCACATACCTACCTCCCTCATATATAATTTGGGTATCAAATTTTTAAATGCAAGGTATCCCGATCCCATCTCATCTTctatat is a window of Apium graveolens cultivar Ventura chromosome 11, ASM990537v1, whole genome shotgun sequence DNA encoding:
- the LOC141697060 gene encoding monosaccharide-sensing protein 2-like isoform X2, with product MNGAVLVAIAATVGNILQGWDNATIAGSVSYIKKEFKLETQPTLEGLIVSMSLISATVVTACSGAMADWLGRRPLLVMSAFLYFVSGLVMLWSPNVYVLLLARLLDGFGMGLVVTMVPVYISEIAPPEIRGTLNTLPQFTGSAGMFLSYCMIFGMSLTDSPSWRLMLAVLSLPSLLYFVLAVFFLPETPRWLVSKGQMLEARKVLQRLRGTDDVAGELALLVEGLGVGCQTSLQKYIICPADEIINDQDAAVDEDSVRLYGTEGLSWVARPVTGHNSFGFSSHQQSFSSQMAPYVDPLVTLFSSVHEKLPDTGDNSSMLFPNFGSMFSVSGNQQKNEDWDEESLRGEGEEYTSDVANNESDDNLHSPLISRQTTSLEKEMVRHASDGNPIVDANGEPVNVGIGGGWQLAWKWTEKEGQDGTNEGYFKRIYMRQDSIAASCRPSFISTSAPGVDVPEGGEFIQADALVGRAALYSKDITDQPTVGPAVINPSEAASGPSWSYLFEPGVKHALFVGVGIQMLQQFSGISGVVYYTPQILEHAGICVLVSNIGISAASSCLLITAIMTLLTLPCIAVAMRLMDVAGRRSLLLGTIPVLIVALVILVLGSFVDLGTVVNAIIPTVSVLVYFCCFFMAFGPVPNILCAEIFPTRARGLCIAICSLTTWICDIIITYSLPVMLPSIGLSGIFGIYAVVCCISWVFVFLNVPETKGMPLEVITEFFSVGAKQATAARDI
- the LOC141697060 gene encoding monosaccharide-sensing protein 2-like isoform X1, which encodes MTKDMNGAVLVAIAATVGNILQGWDNATIAGSVSYIKKEFKLETQPTLEGLIVSMSLISATVVTACSGAMADWLGRRPLLVMSAFLYFVSGLVMLWSPNVYVLLLARLLDGFGMGLVVTMVPVYISEIAPPEIRGTLNTLPQFTGSAGMFLSYCMIFGMSLTDSPSWRLMLAVLSLPSLLYFVLAVFFLPETPRWLVSKGQMLEARKVLQRLRGTDDVAGELALLVEGLGVGCQTSLQKYIICPADEIINDQDAAVDEDSVRLYGTEGLSWVARPVTGHNSFGFSSHQQSFSSQMAPYVDPLVTLFSSVHEKLPDTGDNSSMLFPNFGSMFSVSGNQQKNEDWDEESLRGEGEEYTSDVANNESDDNLHSPLISRQTTSLEKEMVRHASDGNPIVDANGEPVNVGIGGGWQLAWKWTEKEGQDGTNEGYFKRIYMRQDSIAASCRPSFISTSAPGVDVPEGGEFIQADALVGRAALYSKDITDQPTVGPAVINPSEAASGPSWSYLFEPGVKHALFVGVGIQMLQQFSGISGVVYYTPQILEHAGICVLVSNIGISAASSCLLITAIMTLLTLPCIAVAMRLMDVAGRRSLLLGTIPVLIVALVILVLGSFVDLGTVVNAIIPTVSVLVYFCCFFMAFGPVPNILCAEIFPTRARGLCIAICSLTTWICDIIITYSLPVMLPSIGLSGIFGIYAVVCCISWVFVFLNVPETKGMPLEVITEFFSVGAKQATAARDI